The Ascidiaceihabitans donghaensis genome includes the window TTCGCGTCCCCCAACTTTGTCGCTGAAAATGCCGGCAGCGCCGAGATGGGCGCACAGTTGGCCCGTGTTGTGGCGGCTGATTTGCAAGGGTCGGGGTTGTTTCGTGAAATCCCGTCCAGCGCCTATATCAGCCAGGTCAGTGATTTCGGGGCGCCCGTGCAATTTGCCGACTGGAAAGCGATCAATGCGCAAGCTTTGGTCACAGGCGCCGTCAATGTGTCCGGTAACAATCTGACAGTCAAATTTCGCCTTTACGATGTGTTTTCTGGCGGGGAACTTGGCAGCGGATTGCAGTTTCAAGGCACCACAGACGGTTGGCGGCGCATGGCCCACAAAGTGGCCGATGCCGTTTACAGCCGCATTACAGGCGAGACCGGCTATTTCGACAGTCGTGTGGTCTATGTGTCCCAAAGTGGTCCAAAGGGTGATCGCAAGAAGCGTTTGGCGATTATGGATTATGACGGCGCGAATGTGAAATATCTGACAGACAGCCGCGCGATTGTTCTGGCGCCGCGGTTCAGCCCTACCGGTGATCGTGTGCTTTATACCTCTTATGAGACGGGTTTTCCGCGCATTTACGTGTTGGATGTGGGATCGGTTCAAAGGCGCGTTCTGGAAAGTCAGGATGGTGTCATGAGCTTTGCACCGCGCTTTGCCCCAAACGGGCAGACCGTGGTTTACAGCCAGGCTTCGGGGTCCAACACCGATCTGTTTGCGATGAACATCAGCAACGGGTCCACAACCCGCCTGACGTCCGCGCCGTCCATTGAAACAGCCCCCAGTTTTTCCCCCGATGGCACGAAGATCGTGTTTGAAAGCGACCGCTCAGGCAGCCCACAGCTGTATGTCATGCCCGCAAGTGGCGGTGAGGCGAAACGCATTTCCTTCGGGCAAGGCCGCTACGGCACGCCTGTGTGGTCACCGCGCGGCGATCTGGTCGCCTTTACCAAGCAATCCAAAGGACGCTTTCACATTGGTGTGATGCGTTTGGACGGATCCGAAGAGCGGTTGCTGACAGCATCGTTTCTGGATGAGGGGCCAACCTGGTCGCCAAACGGGCGCGTGATTATGTTCCACCGTGAGACGCAAGGCGCGTCTGGCACATCGACGTTGTATTCGGTTGATATTTCGGGTCGGAACCTACGTCCTGTGCGCACGCCCGAAGGCGGATCAGAGCCGTCTTGGTCTCCGCTGCAGAAATGATATGGGCCTTGCCCGAAACGTGTTAAGAGACATTAATAATTCAGTCCAAAAGAGGCAGAGCAGATGAATACCAAAGTTAAAATGATACTGGTTGCAGGGGCGCTGGCGCTGTCTGCTTGTACAAACCCCGCAGGTTTGGGGGGCGGTGGTGTCACGGATGGCACAGCCGGTGCAGGGACCGGAGGGGTCATTCCGGGATCGGTGTCCGATCCCACTTCTGTTGCTTATTTCCAGCAAGCGGTCGGGGACCGTGTTTTGTTCGTGGTGGATCAATCCACCCTGACCGATCAAGGGCGCACAATTCTGGATGGTCAGGCGCAATGGCTGATCACGAACACCGATTACACAGCTGTCATTGAAGGCCATGCCGACGAACAGGGTACAACAGCCTACAACCTAGCCTTGGGTGCACGACGCGCCGATGCGGCGCGGTCCTATTTGATTTCAAAGGGAATTTCAGGTGCTCGCCTTAAGGTAGTCTCTTATGGCAAAGAGCGTCCAGCTGAGGTATGCAGTGATGAAGCGTGCTATGCGAAGAACCGCCGCGCCGTCACTGTTTTGGCGGGTGGCCTGACAGGTTAGGACCGAAATGCGTTACAAAATGCTTTTTGCGGTGTGCTTGATGGCGCTGCCTTTTGGGGCGGCGGCGCAAGACGAACAGACTTTGGCTGACATTCGCCAAGAACTGACCGTGCTGAATGTGGAAATTCAGAAACTAAAGCGTGAATTGAACACCACGGGCAGCGCCACAGGCGGTGTTGCCGGTGGATCTGTGTTGCAGCGTATCGAAAGCATCGAGTTCGCCTTGCAGTCGCTGACCGGCAAAACAGAGCAACTTGAATTTCGCATCAACCGCGTTGTGACAGACGGTACAAACCGTATTGGCGACCTGGAATTCCGTCTTGTTGAACTGGAAGGCGGCGACATCGGCGCTTTGGGTGAAACATCGACGCTTGGCGGAGAAACTGGCGCGGTACAAACCCCCAGCCAGCCAATCCCAACGCAACCTGAAACGCAATTGGCAGGCACAGAACAAGCAGACTTCGAGCGGGCGTCGGAGGCGCTCGCATCCGGTGACTTTCGCGGCGCCGCTGACCAGTTTGCGACCTTTAATCAAACCTATCCCGGCGGACCGTTAGCGGTTCAGGCTGACTTCAAGCGCGGTGAGGCTTTGGAAGGGCTGGGCGACATTCGTGCCGCTGCCCGCGCCTATCTGGACAGTTTCAGCGCCGACCAAACCGGACCGACAGCGCCAGACGCGCTTTTCCGGTTGGGGGCGGCTTTGGGGCGTCTCAACCAAGTCGACGAAGCTTGCGTGATGTTATCGGAAGTGTCAGTCCGCTTTCCAACCGCAGATGCAGCACTGCAAGCCAATGCGCAAATGCGCAACATCGGGTGTTCCTCATAATGAACAAGGCAGACCTTTCGGACGCCTTCGCACAACAGCTTCTGCCCAAACCACCTAGCAAACTAGGGGTGGCAGTATCGGGTGGGGGTGATTCCGTGGCCCTGCTGTCTTTGGCGGCCATATTCGCCGAAGAACACGGGATTGAATTGCACGTCATCAGCATTGATCACGGCCTGCGGGCCGATGCCTATCAGGAACTGAAACTGGTGACACAAATGTGCGCAGACATCGGCTGTCAGCACCATTTGGAGTATTGGTCGGGTTGGGACGGCGGCGGCAACCTTCAGGATCGTGCGCGCGTTGCGCGGTACGAATTGATGGGAGATTGGGCCGCAGGCAATGGCATTTCTGTGGTGTTGTTGGGCCATACCGCCAACGATCAGGCGGAAACGCTGATGATGCGGTTGGCCCGTGGTGCGGGTGTGGATGGATTATCAGCGATGTCCGCGCGTCGTATGCAAAACGGAGTCACGTGGGTGCGCCCGCTTTTGGGGATCACACGGCGTGATTTGCGCAGCTATTTGCAAAGCGAAGGTCTGGTGTGGGCAGAAGACCCGTCCAATGAGGATCGCGATTACGAACGCATTCGCATGCGCGATGCACTGCGCATTCTGGAGCCCTTGGGGTTTTCGACAGAAAACCTGACTGCGGTGGCCGATCAAATGTCTCAAGCGCGTGCCGCGTTGAATTGGCAAACTTTTTTAGCGGCCCGTGAGGTTGTCGAAGTGTCGCACGGTGCGGTGTGTTTTAACATGAAAGTCTATCGCACTTTGCCGGTCGAAATCTCGCGTCGGTTGTTGGTGCATGCTTTGGGATGGCTTAGCAATGCAGAGTACCCGCCGCGCCGCAATGCGGTTGAAGTGGCCCGTCATTCCATCCGTGACGGGGTCGGACACACCCTGCATGGCTGCCAGATTCAGCGCGAAGGCAATACACTTTGGATCTACCGGGAATTCAATGCAATCAAAGACTTAACGTCAGATATTGGCGATGCATGGGACGATCGCTGGTATGTCGAGGGCGAAGAAGAAGACCCCGTTTACCGGGTGCGCGCCCTTGGGGCGGACGGGCTTGCAAAGACCAAAGACTGGCGCGAATTGGGTGTGCCACGTGCGGCTTTGATGGTGACGCCGGGTGTGTTCTTGAACGGCGAATTGATCGCGGCCCCTGCGGTTGAGGACACGGATGAATGGTCCGTTGAATTGGAAGGTGGGGCTGATGGGTTCTTTGGTGCGCTATTATCGCATTGAACACAGCCGTTACATCTCTATCTTATAGAAAAGCCCGACGCATATCGCGCCGGTAATCCGTATTTAGGAGAGTTTCCTTGGGAAATGCACGCAACATCGCCTTTTGGGTGGTCCTGTTCCTTCTGGTTTTCACAATGTTCCAGATGTACAATGGCAGCAGCGGCTCTATGCAAAGCCAAACCGTCAGCTATTCAACGTTTGTTGATGACGTCGAGGGCGGCAACGTCAGCGATGTGACCTTGGATGGCGAACAGGTTCGTTTCGTCAAAGGTGGCAAGGAATATGTAACGATCAAACCCGGTGATGCCGAAGTTACCGACCTGTTGATCGCCAACGACGTGCCTGTTGAAGCCGAACAACAAGCGCAATCCGGCTTTCAGGCCTTCTTGATGACAATTCTGCCGTTCCTGCTGCTGATCGGTGTGTGGATTTACTTTATGAACCGCATGCAAGGTGGCGGCAAAGGCGGCGCGATGGGCTTTGGCAAATCCAAAGCCAAGATGCTGACCGAGAAACACGGGCGTGTCACCTTTGACGACGTGGCCGGCATCGACGAAGCCAAAGAAGAACTGGAAGAGATCGTTGAATTCCTGCGCAACCCGCAGAAGTTTTCGCGTCTTGGCGGCAAAATCCCGAAAGGTGCCCTGCTTGAGGGCCCTCCCGGCACCGGTAAAACCTTGCTGGCACGCGCGATTGCCGGTGAAGCGGGTGTGCCGTTCTTTACAATCTCCGGTTCCGACTTTGTTGAAATGTTCGTGGGTGTTGGTGCGTCCCGCGTGCGCGACATGTTCGAACAGGCGAAGAAAAACGCACCTTGCATCGTGTTTATCGATGAAATCGACGCTGTGGGCCGATCGCGTGGCGCAGGCTACGGTGGCGGCAACGATGAACGTGAGCAAACGTTGAACCAGTTGCTGGTCGAAATGGACGGCTTTGAGGCCAACGAAGGCGTCATCATCATCGCGGCGACCAACCGTAAAGACGTGTTGGACCCTGCTTTGCTGCGTCCGGGTCGCTTTGACCGTCAGGTCACCGTTGGCAATCCCGACATCAAAGGTCGTGAAAAGATCCTGAATGTACACGCACGTAAAACGCCGCTTGGTCCGGACGTTGACTTGCGCATCATCGCGCGTGGCACACCCGGTTTTTCCGGTGCGGATCTTGCGAACCTTGTGAATGAGGCGGCCTTGATGGCGGCCCGCGTCGGGCGTCGCTTTGTGGCGATGCACGACTTTGAACAGGCCAAAGACAAGATCATGATGGGCGCTGAACGCCGGTCTATGGTACTGACGCAGGATCAAAAGGAAAAAACCGCCTACCACGAAGCGGGCCATGCTATTGTCGGCATCAACCTTGAGAAATGTGATCCTGTCTACAAAGCCACCATCATTCCGCGCGGCGGGGCGTTGGGCATGGTGATGAGCCTGCCTGAAATGGACAAATTGCAGATGTTCAAAGATGAAGCCGAACAGCGTATTGCGATGACGATGGCGGGCAAAGCCGCTGAGATCATCAAATACGGTGCGGATTCTGTATCTTCTGGTCCTGTGGGCGACATCATGCAGGCCAGCCAATTGGCGCGCGCCATGGTGATGCGCTACGGCATGTCCGATAAAGTCGGCAACATCGACTATCAAGAAGCAGCAGCTGGCTATCAGGGTGGTGGTGGTGCAGGGGGCTTTTCTGTCTCAGCAGCAACCAAAGAGCTGATCGAAAGCGAAGTGAAGCGTATCATCGATGAAGGCTATGATCTGGCCTATAAAATCATCGAAGAAAAAAACGTGGAGTTTGAACGCCTTGCCCAAGGTCTGCTGGAATATGAAACGCTGACGGGCGAAGAAATCGCACGTGTCGTAAAGGGGGAACCACCCCATATCGACGAAGACGATGACAGCAATAAACCCGACGAAGGCAACGCCAGTGTCACAGCGATCCCAAAAGCAAAGGGCAAAAAGTCCGGCCCATCCGGTGACGGTGGGATGGAACCCGAACCGACCTAAATGGGGATCATTGCCCGAAATGGGCATCTCACAAAATTTCATGGGGCTCCGCTGCGGCGGGGCCTTTTCTTTTGAGAGACGACAGATCAGGCTATCCGAACACACCACATCCGGAGTCTTCATAAATGCCAGCCCTTAAACCTACCAGCTTTAGCGCCACGATCACCTGGTTGGGACGTGTGTCTCCGGATCAAGGCTTGCGGTCCCAAGCATTGCAGACGGCCTTCGCCAGCTTTGACGGGATTGCAGGCGAGGCACATGGCGGGCCAACGCGGCCTTCGTGTTCGCGCGTACTTGCGCAACATCCGCGGGGCACCGAAATCCGGAACACACGGCAATTAAGCATCGTCAGCGCAGAAGAACTTACCAAAACAGCGCAAGCAATGGGGCTAGATGCGATTGATCCTGAATGGATCGGGGCATCAATGATCGTTGAAGGACTATCTGACTTTACCCATGTTCCGCCGTCTTCGCGGTTGCAAGGACCAAGCGGCGTGACCTTGGTGGTTGATATGGAAAACCGCCCTTGCATCCTGCCCGGTCGCGAAATTGAGGTAGAGGCGGCCGGGTTTGGTGGGCGCTACAAACCTGCCGCAAAGGACCGGCGCGGCGTCACCGCTTGGGTGGAGCGCGAAGGCGATCTTACGCTTGGTGATAGCCTCACGCTTCACGTGCCAGATCAACGCCTGTGGGCCCATCACGAAACGCTTTAACGGATCATTTTTATTGGCGCACATCACTTACGTGTCTTTTTCCCAAAAAATCCCGGGGGGAGACGCCATAAGGCGGCGGGGGCTGGCCCCCGAGCGCACACTGACCATGACGCACAACGGTTTCCGAAAAGAAACGCACCTGCGACATTTCGACGTAACCACTCGTCGAAATGTCGGAAATGCCACCTGTCTTTGCAAGGGTCGGGCTGTAGAGAGGACGCAGCATTTTGCCAGACCGCCGACGTAAGGAATTACCATGGGCTATAAATCAGACATCGAAATCGCGCGTGAAGCCGATAAAAAGCCGATCCAAGAGATCGGCGCCAAGCTGGGCATCGAAAGCAAAGATTTGCTGCCCTACGGCCACGACAAGGCCAAAGTCAGCCAGTCTTTCATCAACTCGGTTCAGGACCGCGCGGATGGTAAGCTGATCCTTGTGACCGCGATCAACCCCACGCCTGCGGGCGAAGGCAAGACCACGACAACAGTCGGCTTGGGTGATGGTCTGAACCGGATCGGCAAAAAGGCATGCGTTTGCATTCGCGAAGCATCCCTGGGGCCCAACTTCGGTATGAAGGGTGGTGCTGCCGGTGGCGGTTATGCGCAAGTTGTACCTATGGAAGAAATGAACCTGCACTTTACAGGCGACTTCCACGCGATCACGTCTGCGCATTCGCTTTTGTCTGCAATGATCGACAACCACATCTATTGGGGCAATGAGCTTGAAATCGACGTGCGCCGCGTTGTGTGGCGCCGCGTTGTCGACATGAACGACCGTGCTTTACGTCAGATCACCGCGTCTTTGGGTGGTGTTGCGAACGGCTTCCCACGTGAAGCGGGCTTTGACATCACGGTGGCCTCTGAGGTCATGGCGATCTTGTGCCTGGCCAACAACTTGCAAGATTTGCAAAAACGCTTGGGCGACATGATCGTGGCCTACCGCCGTGACCGCAGCCCTGTGTTTGCACGCGACATCAAAGCCGACGGCGCGATGACTGTGTTGCTGAAAGACGCAATGCAGCCAAACATCGTACAAACGCTGGAAAACAACCCCGCCTTCGTACACGGCGGCCCGTTTGCCAACATCGCGCATGGTTGTAACTCCGTCATCGCCACCACAACGGCCCTGAAGCTGGCCGACTACGTTGTGACCGAAGCTGGCTTTGGTGCGGATTTGGGCGCTGAGAAGTTCCTGAACATCAAATGCCGCAAAGCTGGTCTGTCCCCGTCCGTTGTCGTTTGTGTGGCTACAGTGCGCGCCATGAAAATGAACGGTGGCGTGGCCAAAGCTGACTTGGGTGCAGAAAATGTTGATGCGGTGAAAGCCGGTTGCCCGAACTTGGGTCGTCACATCGAAAACCTGAAATCCTTTGGTGTTCCGGTTGTTGTCGCCATCAACCACTTTGTCACGGACACGGATGCCGAAGTGCAAGCGGTCAAAGACTTTGTAGCGGCACAAGGCGCAGAAGCGGTCCTGTCGCGTCACTGGGAATTGGGATCAGAAGGCTCTGCTGATTTGGCAACCAAAGTTGCAGAACTGGCCGATTCCGGTGTTGCGAACTTTGCGCCGATCTATCCGGACGAGATGTCTTTGGCGGATAAAATCCAAACCATTGCCAAACGCATCTACCGCGCCGACGAAGCCCTTATGGACCAGAAAATCCGCGATCAGCTGAAGCTTTGGGAAGAGCAGGGATATGGCAACTTGCCGGTATGCATGGCCAAAACCCAATACAGCTTCTCAACGGATCCGTCTTTGCGTGGCGCGCCCACCGGTTTCTCTGTGCCAGTGCGTGAAGTACGCCTGAGCGCCGGTGCAGGGTTTATTGTCGCGGTTTGCGGTGAGATCATGACAATGCCGGGTTTGCCGCGTACACCCTCTGCTGAAAGCATTATGTTGAACGAAGACGGTCAAATCGAAGGCCTGTTCTAAACAAACATGTCGGGCGCAAGGGGCTTCGAACCCCTTGCGCCCGATCGCGCCTTTGGGCGCTTCATGCCTCCCGGCGGGAGGTTTATTTTGCGAGATGAATGAAGGAAGAACGTCATGGCGGCGACGGTGATTGATGGGAAGGCCTTTGCGGCCACGGTACGCGGAAAAGTTGGCGAGCATGTTGCCCGTTTGAAAGCTGATCATGGCATCACGCCCGGTTTGGCTGTTGTTTTGGTGGGTGAAGACCCGGCCAGCCAGGTCTATGTTCGTTCCAAAGGTAAAATGACCGTCGAAGTTGGCATGAAGTCTGTCGAGCATCGCTTGGATGCGGACACCTCCGAAGTCGATTTGCTGGCCTTGATTGATCAGTTGAACAATGATCCTGAAATCCACGGTATCTTGTGCCAATTGCCTTTGCCAAAGCACCTGGACGAGGATCTGGTGATCAATTCCATTTCTCCCGCCAAAGATGTGGATGGCTTTCATATTTCCAATGTGGGTTTGTTGGGCACCGGGCAGAAGTCTATGGTGCCGTGCACACCGCTTGGGTGCTTGATGATGTTGCGTGATCACCATGGGTCCATTTCCGGTATGGACGCCGTTGTTGTGGGCCGGTCCAACATTGTCGGCAAACCCATGGCGCAATTGTTGTTGAACGACAGCTGCACCGTGACAATCGCCCATTCGCGGACCAAAGATTTGCCTGATGTCGTGCGCCGTGCCGATATCGTTGTGGCTGCTGTTGGACGTCCAGAGATGATCCCCGGCGACTGGATCAAGGAAGGCGCGACCGTCATTGATGTTGGCATCAATCGCCTTGATGCCCCTGAAAAGGGCGAAGGCAAAACCAAACTGGTGGGCGACGTACATTACGAAAGCTGTGCCGCGCGCGCCGGTGCCATTACACCTGTGCCCGGTGGTGTAGGTCCAATGACCATCGCCTGCCTGTTGGCAAACACAGTTACTGCGTGTTGCCGTGCCAATGGGCTGGACGAGCCTGAAGGGTTGACCGCCTAACCCCCTGTCACCATATCAAACATGATGCGGCCGGGCAGTAAGGTAAACAGCCCAGCCAGAACAAGCGCACCGAACACAAGGGATTTCATTCCTTTTCGGTGCGCTTTTACGTTGTGAGACCGTGCGGCGCGCACATTCGCCACCAGCGAAAACAATGTGTAGATTGACAACACGTGTATTGCACTGAACGGGCCGATGTGGCGCAAACCGCTGATCCAGAAACTGCTGATCGCGACAAACCCCATACCGATGACCCACACCCAACCCAGGGTACGATGCATACGATTGCCTTTTGGCAAGGTGAACATCACGATGGTCAGCAGACACAGCGCCAATGCAACAATTGCGTGAAAGATCACAGGCATAGTGGCGGAGAGGAGTGGCGAAAACGACATGGCGCACCTATAGTTGAAGCATGATACGTTTGCTTTCCACTGCACCGGCCACCGATCAATGCATGTTGCGTCAACGCGCCATTTCCTTCGTCAATCACGAGGTTTCGTATGCCTGAACCATTGACGCATCGCCAATTGCCCAACTTTGCATTGCCGTTTTTGATTTGGTTGGTGCTGACCTTGATGGCCGCCGTTGCCGGACCGTTTGCAACGTTTGACGTCCTTAGCTTTTCGCAACGTTTGATGTATTGGGCAGCCATAATTGGCGCGTCTGTGGGGCTAAGCTGTGTTGTATCTGCGATCAGCAGCCGTGAGGAACCGATGCGTTGGGTCTTATGTTGGATCGTTTATGTTCTGGCGATCACGTCCATTGTGCACATCGTCAATTCGCTTGTTTTTACAGTTTGGAGCGGATGGGGCCAGTTTTTCTATCTATTGGGTATCGTCGCGCTTGTTGCGGCTATGGTGCACAGTCTGGTTTGGGTTCTGGAACGTAGACAACCGACTGTAGAACAAAGTGGTGACGTCGATCCGATCGATAAGTTTTTGCGGCGTTTACCGTTGGACAAACGCGGCCCGCTTGTACGGATAGAAGCACAGGACCACTATCTTAATGTCGTGACCGACGCAGGAGAGGCCCTGATTTTGATGCGCTTAAGCGATGCTATCGGGGCGCTTGGTCCTGATGTTGGGTTGCGTGTGCATCGATCGCACTGGGTGCACAAAAAGGCTGTCGCGCGATCTGCAAAACAGGACCGGCGTGATGTTTTGGTTATGCGTGATGACAGTATTGTGCCTGTCAGCAGGGGACACAAACAGGCGGCAAAGGCGGCAGGTTTGTTGTGACTTTGATTTTACACGCACAGCCCGGCGTGTGGTGTTTGCAACATGAGGTTGTGTAGAATTTTTCTAATTGCGTTTTAGGTTGAAATAGATGCGCTTTAGCATCAACTTGATCCGACCAACCGACGGATCTTTGCCTTTGACATTCGACCCTTACCAGACGTCTGCCACAGGCGGATCGTCATTCACTCAAAAAATAGCGCGGGTGCTGCCGCACTGCATGGCCTGTTTTTTTATTGCCATTGCTGCTGCGGTCGTTTTGACCGTGGCTGGACCATTTGGCACACTCGGCATGGCCAATTTCTGGACAAGCGTTGCAAATTGGCTTGGTTTGATTGCGACCAGCCTTGTCATCGCGCTGATGAGCAAGCGCATCATTTCAACTATGTTGGGAACGCAATCCGCTTTGGTGCGTGAGTTTGTCGTGGTTGTGATGACGACGTGTGTGTTCACACCCGTTTTGCACCTTTGGCTGATAACGCTGTTTTCGCCCGCCGAAGATGCTGTGCCAAGCATGGGTTATC containing:
- a CDS encoding LytTR family DNA-binding domain-containing protein; this encodes MRFSINLIRPTDGSLPLTFDPYQTSATGGSSFTQKIARVLPHCMACFFIAIAAAVVLTVAGPFGTLGMANFWTSVANWLGLIATSLVIALMSKRIISTMLGTQSALVREFVVVVMTTCVFTPVLHLWLITLFSPAEDAVPSMGYLFLLVLLICLSLSVLMLTVSLSLQGRTTPESPAVQPRLSKRLPDAFSGRILRLTAQGHSVMIQTTEGTFDVRMRLADAIDEMTDVHGFSTHRSHWVVADAVADAARDTSGKPHLRMVDGALVPVSRSYVAALEEEGVI
- the tolB gene encoding Tol-Pal system beta propeller repeat protein TolB, whose translation is MLISMSVLPLRAEPLRIVIDEGVIEPLPFASPNFVAENAGSAEMGAQLARVVAADLQGSGLFREIPSSAYISQVSDFGAPVQFADWKAINAQALVTGAVNVSGNNLTVKFRLYDVFSGGELGSGLQFQGTTDGWRRMAHKVADAVYSRITGETGYFDSRVVYVSQSGPKGDRKKRLAIMDYDGANVKYLTDSRAIVLAPRFSPTGDRVLYTSYETGFPRIYVLDVGSVQRRVLESQDGVMSFAPRFAPNGQTVVYSQASGSNTDLFAMNISNGSTTRLTSAPSIETAPSFSPDGTKIVFESDRSGSPQLYVMPASGGEAKRISFGQGRYGTPVWSPRGDLVAFTKQSKGRFHIGVMRLDGSEERLLTASFLDEGPTWSPNGRVIMFHRETQGASGTSTLYSVDISGRNLRPVRTPEGGSEPSWSPLQK
- a CDS encoding LytTR family DNA-binding domain-containing protein; translation: MPEPLTHRQLPNFALPFLIWLVLTLMAAVAGPFATFDVLSFSQRLMYWAAIIGASVGLSCVVSAISSREEPMRWVLCWIVYVLAITSIVHIVNSLVFTVWSGWGQFFYLLGIVALVAAMVHSLVWVLERRQPTVEQSGDVDPIDKFLRRLPLDKRGPLVRIEAQDHYLNVVTDAGEALILMRLSDAIGALGPDVGLRVHRSHWVHKKAVARSAKQDRRDVLVMRDDSIVPVSRGHKQAAKAAGLL
- a CDS encoding DUF2306 domain-containing protein, producing the protein MSFSPLLSATMPVIFHAIVALALCLLTIVMFTLPKGNRMHRTLGWVWVIGMGFVAISSFWISGLRHIGPFSAIHVLSIYTLFSLVANVRAARSHNVKAHRKGMKSLVFGALVLAGLFTLLPGRIMFDMVTGG
- a CDS encoding formate--tetrahydrofolate ligase, whose protein sequence is MGYKSDIEIAREADKKPIQEIGAKLGIESKDLLPYGHDKAKVSQSFINSVQDRADGKLILVTAINPTPAGEGKTTTTVGLGDGLNRIGKKACVCIREASLGPNFGMKGGAAGGGYAQVVPMEEMNLHFTGDFHAITSAHSLLSAMIDNHIYWGNELEIDVRRVVWRRVVDMNDRALRQITASLGGVANGFPREAGFDITVASEVMAILCLANNLQDLQKRLGDMIVAYRRDRSPVFARDIKADGAMTVLLKDAMQPNIVQTLENNPAFVHGGPFANIAHGCNSVIATTTALKLADYVVTEAGFGADLGAEKFLNIKCRKAGLSPSVVVCVATVRAMKMNGGVAKADLGAENVDAVKAGCPNLGRHIENLKSFGVPVVVAINHFVTDTDAEVQAVKDFVAAQGAEAVLSRHWELGSEGSADLATKVAELADSGVANFAPIYPDEMSLADKIQTIAKRIYRADEALMDQKIRDQLKLWEEQGYGNLPVCMAKTQYSFSTDPSLRGAPTGFSVPVREVRLSAGAGFIVAVCGEIMTMPGLPRTPSAESIMLNEDGQIEGLF
- a CDS encoding MOSC domain-containing protein, with amino-acid sequence MPALKPTSFSATITWLGRVSPDQGLRSQALQTAFASFDGIAGEAHGGPTRPSCSRVLAQHPRGTEIRNTRQLSIVSAEELTKTAQAMGLDAIDPEWIGASMIVEGLSDFTHVPPSSRLQGPSGVTLVVDMENRPCILPGREIEVEAAGFGGRYKPAAKDRRGVTAWVEREGDLTLGDSLTLHVPDQRLWAHHETL
- the folD gene encoding bifunctional methylenetetrahydrofolate dehydrogenase/methenyltetrahydrofolate cyclohydrolase FolD, which codes for MAATVIDGKAFAATVRGKVGEHVARLKADHGITPGLAVVLVGEDPASQVYVRSKGKMTVEVGMKSVEHRLDADTSEVDLLALIDQLNNDPEIHGILCQLPLPKHLDEDLVINSISPAKDVDGFHISNVGLLGTGQKSMVPCTPLGCLMMLRDHHGSISGMDAVVVGRSNIVGKPMAQLLLNDSCTVTIAHSRTKDLPDVVRRADIVVAAVGRPEMIPGDWIKEGATVIDVGINRLDAPEKGEGKTKLVGDVHYESCAARAGAITPVPGGVGPMTIACLLANTVTACCRANGLDEPEGLTA
- the pal gene encoding peptidoglycan-associated lipoprotein Pal, encoding MNTKVKMILVAGALALSACTNPAGLGGGGVTDGTAGAGTGGVIPGSVSDPTSVAYFQQAVGDRVLFVVDQSTLTDQGRTILDGQAQWLITNTDYTAVIEGHADEQGTTAYNLALGARRADAARSYLISKGISGARLKVVSYGKERPAEVCSDEACYAKNRRAVTVLAGGLTG
- the tilS gene encoding tRNA lysidine(34) synthetase TilS → MNKADLSDAFAQQLLPKPPSKLGVAVSGGGDSVALLSLAAIFAEEHGIELHVISIDHGLRADAYQELKLVTQMCADIGCQHHLEYWSGWDGGGNLQDRARVARYELMGDWAAGNGISVVLLGHTANDQAETLMMRLARGAGVDGLSAMSARRMQNGVTWVRPLLGITRRDLRSYLQSEGLVWAEDPSNEDRDYERIRMRDALRILEPLGFSTENLTAVADQMSQARAALNWQTFLAAREVVEVSHGAVCFNMKVYRTLPVEISRRLLVHALGWLSNAEYPPRRNAVEVARHSIRDGVGHTLHGCQIQREGNTLWIYREFNAIKDLTSDIGDAWDDRWYVEGEEEDPVYRVRALGADGLAKTKDWRELGVPRAALMVTPGVFLNGELIAAPAVEDTDEWSVELEGGADGFFGALLSH
- the ftsH gene encoding ATP-dependent zinc metalloprotease FtsH, with amino-acid sequence MGNARNIAFWVVLFLLVFTMFQMYNGSSGSMQSQTVSYSTFVDDVEGGNVSDVTLDGEQVRFVKGGKEYVTIKPGDAEVTDLLIANDVPVEAEQQAQSGFQAFLMTILPFLLLIGVWIYFMNRMQGGGKGGAMGFGKSKAKMLTEKHGRVTFDDVAGIDEAKEELEEIVEFLRNPQKFSRLGGKIPKGALLEGPPGTGKTLLARAIAGEAGVPFFTISGSDFVEMFVGVGASRVRDMFEQAKKNAPCIVFIDEIDAVGRSRGAGYGGGNDEREQTLNQLLVEMDGFEANEGVIIIAATNRKDVLDPALLRPGRFDRQVTVGNPDIKGREKILNVHARKTPLGPDVDLRIIARGTPGFSGADLANLVNEAALMAARVGRRFVAMHDFEQAKDKIMMGAERRSMVLTQDQKEKTAYHEAGHAIVGINLEKCDPVYKATIIPRGGALGMVMSLPEMDKLQMFKDEAEQRIAMTMAGKAAEIIKYGADSVSSGPVGDIMQASQLARAMVMRYGMSDKVGNIDYQEAAAGYQGGGGAGGFSVSAATKELIESEVKRIIDEGYDLAYKIIEEKNVEFERLAQGLLEYETLTGEEIARVVKGEPPHIDEDDDSNKPDEGNASVTAIPKAKGKKSGPSGDGGMEPEPT
- the ybgF gene encoding tol-pal system protein YbgF; the encoded protein is MRYKMLFAVCLMALPFGAAAQDEQTLADIRQELTVLNVEIQKLKRELNTTGSATGGVAGGSVLQRIESIEFALQSLTGKTEQLEFRINRVVTDGTNRIGDLEFRLVELEGGDIGALGETSTLGGETGAVQTPSQPIPTQPETQLAGTEQADFERASEALASGDFRGAADQFATFNQTYPGGPLAVQADFKRGEALEGLGDIRAAARAYLDSFSADQTGPTAPDALFRLGAALGRLNQVDEACVMLSEVSVRFPTADAALQANAQMRNIGCSS